A window of Synergistes jonesii contains these coding sequences:
- a CDS encoding glycoside hydrolase family 108 protein has product MSWERAIAFTLRWEGGYVNNPADRGGPTNRGITQGTLSAAYASGIVKHNNIKALTKSEAMAIYNVRYWAPYDWGRYGEPVDMIMFDMAVNHGMGNAARIAQRACASLGAFVVIDGKWGPKTRETLYTLAWKNGLALSKMLLVKRLNFYDAIIAARPNQKRFRNGWRNRTFALAKACGVRIA; this is encoded by the coding sequence TACGTGAACAACCCGGCGGACAGGGGCGGCCCGACGAACAGGGGCATCACGCAGGGGACGCTCTCTGCCGCCTATGCCTCCGGCATAGTCAAGCATAACAACATAAAAGCGCTGACGAAATCCGAGGCGATGGCGATATACAACGTCCGCTACTGGGCCCCCTACGATTGGGGGCGCTACGGCGAGCCGGTGGACATGATAATGTTCGATATGGCGGTGAACCACGGCATGGGCAACGCGGCGCGTATAGCGCAGCGCGCCTGCGCGTCGCTGGGGGCGTTCGTCGTGATAGATGGAAAGTGGGGCCCCAAGACGCGCGAAACGCTCTATACGCTTGCCTGGAAAAACGGGCTCGCGCTCTCGAAAATGCTGCTCGTCAAGCGCCTGAACTTCTACGACGCCATTATAGCGGCGCGCCCGAACCAAAAGCGTTTTAGGAACGGCTGGCGCAACAGGACGTTTGCGCTGGCCAAGGCGTGCGGGGTAAGAATAGCATAA